A section of the Gloeobacter violaceus PCC 7421 genome encodes:
- the tpiA gene encoding triose-phosphate isomerase, producing the protein MRRKVLAGNWKMYKTRGEARAFLEAFVPLISPGAENREVILCGPFTCLDLLSAQAGPYAVGAQNVHWADHGAYTGEIAPQMLVELGVHYVIVGHSERREYFNETDSTVNRRLNNAQDHDLVPILCVGETESVRKDGITEAHIRSQLDRDLELVDMRRLIIAYEPIWAIGTGKTCEANEANRVCAMIRKHVNFEGVPILYGGSVKPENIDELMAQSDIDGVLVGGASLEAKSFARIVNFEV; encoded by the coding sequence GGCAACTGGAAAATGTATAAGACCCGCGGCGAAGCGCGCGCCTTCCTGGAGGCTTTTGTACCGCTCATCTCCCCGGGCGCCGAGAACCGGGAGGTCATTCTCTGCGGGCCGTTTACCTGCCTCGACCTATTGAGCGCCCAGGCCGGACCCTATGCCGTCGGCGCACAGAACGTGCACTGGGCCGATCACGGCGCCTACACCGGCGAAATCGCTCCCCAGATGCTCGTCGAACTGGGTGTGCACTACGTGATTGTCGGCCATTCTGAGCGGCGCGAATACTTCAACGAGACCGACAGCACCGTCAACCGACGCCTCAACAACGCCCAGGATCACGACCTCGTCCCGATTCTCTGCGTGGGTGAGACCGAGAGCGTGCGCAAGGACGGCATCACCGAAGCCCACATCCGCTCCCAGCTCGATCGCGACCTCGAACTGGTGGACATGCGCCGCCTGATCATTGCCTACGAACCCATCTGGGCCATCGGCACCGGCAAAACCTGCGAGGCGAACGAAGCGAACCGGGTGTGCGCCATGATCCGCAAACACGTCAACTTCGAAGGGGTGCCCATCCTCTACGGCGGCTCGGTCAAACCCGAAAATATCGACGAGTTGATGGCCCAGAGCGACATCGACGGCGTGCTGGTGGGCGGCGCCAGCCTCGAAGCGAAGAGCTTCGCGCGGATCGTCAACTTCGAAGTGTGA